One Melanotaenia boesemani isolate fMelBoe1 chromosome 8, fMelBoe1.pri, whole genome shotgun sequence DNA segment encodes these proteins:
- the LOC121644054 gene encoding uncharacterized protein LOC121644054 isoform X1 has protein sequence MSMPVQTNNTTFQDGTCPELVKLGVDTFQCPMCQKVGPYHALVPHLQGHQISVVKYGGYSVYKCHRHCVRSSHYHCSHCPKIIIRKELFISHLRTCLTAGTLAAVTAAPSPTPAGSAVRPAEPLHPSPTRAGSAVRPAEPLHPSPTPAGSAVTLAPTASPPLITVATKGMRTSPQKMTGPKILMSRRRNTTCCFCNLILLKKNLKAHIQRQHTPQHTDPEIDHMYCKRPYSFPSREQVQDNNDSSDQRQDVFTTTRDAGILSEDMSFNRLVERAQQAEQKLILASELLLTFITQDECLRQHLQAVIAGKLTPSWASKGRVRIFLEKEDQLDRVMSFLASLLEAQGTKCHDQVAFVMDVLLPEATLHAIAGVHAVSLHRATEIYECGLQYDYSEKQLFAHYASKNTSKEAEQKMLTYKEQLQRALESKDFVQML, from the exons ATGTCAATGCCCGTTCAG ACAAACAACACAACATTTCAGGATGGCACTTGCCCGGAGCTCGTTAAATTGGGAGTGGACACTTTTCAGTGTCCAATGTGCCAAAAGGTTGGGCCATACCATGCACTTGTTCCACATTTACAAGGCCACCAGATTTCTGTGGTTAAATATGGAG GATATAGTGTCTACAAATGCCACCGTCATTGTGTGCGCAGCAGTCATTATCACTGCAGCCACTGTCCAAAGATCATAATCAGAAAGGAGCTGTTTATTAGTCATCTCAGAACTTGCCTAACGGCAGGTACACTAGCAGCAGTGACTGCAGCTCCTTCACCTACACCGGCAGGATCAGCTGTGAGGCCAGCAGAGCCACTGCATCCTTCACCTACACGGGCAGGATCAGCAGTGAGGCCAGCAGAGCCACTGCATCCTTCACCTACACCGGCAGGATCAGCTGTGACACTAGCACCGACAGCAAGTCCACCACTGATTACAGTGGCAACAAAGGGTATGAGAACTAGTCCACAGAAGATGACAGGCCCCAAAATTCTGATGTCAAGGCGCAGAAACACAACATGTTGTTTTTGCAACTTGATATTGCTGAAGAAAAACCTTAAAGCACATATTCAGAGAcaacacacacca CAGCACACTGACCCTGAAATTGATCACATGTACTGTAAGAGGCCTTACAGTTTTCCATCAAGAGAGCAGGTTCAA GACAATAATGACAGCAGTGACCAACGCCAGGATGTGTTCACCACAACCAGAGATGCTGGGATCCTGAGTGAGGACATGTCTTTCAACAGGCTAGTG GAACGAGCTCAGCAAGCTGAACAGAAGCTAATCCTTGCCAGTGAGCTTCTGTTAACATTTATCACTCAGGATGAATGCCTGCGACAACACCTCCAA GCAGTCATCGCAGGAAAACTCACACCGTCCTGGGCATCAAAGGGAAGAGTGAGAATTTTCCTCGAGAAAGAAGACCAGCTTGACAGAGTGATGAGCTTCTTGGCCAGTCTGTTGGAAGCACAGGGAACCAAATGTCATGATCAAGTGGCATTTGTTATGGACGTGCTTCTGCCAGAG GCAACACTCCATGCTATTGCTGGTGTACATGCTGTTTCCCTGCACAGGGCCACAGAAATCTATGAATGTGGACTGCAATATGACTACAG TGAGAAACAGCTGTTTGCACATTATGCATCAAAAAACACGAGCAAGGAGGCAGAGCAGAAAATGCTGACATACAAAGAACAACTCCAAAGAGCACTCGAGTCCAAGGACTTTGTGCAGATGCTTTAG
- the LOC121644006 gene encoding tripartite motif-containing protein 16-like: MDIFWIHVEAMWKKMEPILAFLRGERDGRGEAEKKGVKLDPETFSCCICLDLLKDPVAIPCGHSYCMNCIKSFWDGEDQKGIYSCPQCRKTFIPRPVLVKSTMLAALVEQLKKTGLQAAPADHCYAGPEDVACDVCSGRKLKAIKSCLFCLASYCEKHLQPHYDVAPLKKHKLVEPSKNLQENICSRHDEVMKMFCRTDQKCICYLCSVDEHKGHDTVSAAAERTERQRELEVSRQEIQQRIQDREKDVKLLQQEVEAINHSADKTVEDSEKIFTELIRLIQKRSSDVKQQIRSQQETEVSGVKELQEKLEQEITELKRKDAELKQLSHTEDHTEFILNYSAPACFKKSVYFLRIHSFYLQYFDEVQREFLQMKDKVLEILNEEWMKISLKITQVDVLLSQEPRTRAEFLKYSQQITLDPNTANMHLFLSEENRKVKTTKEGQCFPSHPERCAARGQVLSRERLTGRCYWEVEKGLGGVSVVVAYKDKNTVKERFGENSKSWALCVFKRGFEFRHNSISTSISAPPSSTVGVYLDHRAGLLSFYSVSETMTLLHRVQTTFTQPLYAGLQLYGPAGATAELCKINYA, from the coding sequence ATGGACATCTTTTGGATTCATGTAGAAgctatgtggaaaaaaatggaacCAATATTAGCATTCTTAAGAGGTGAAAGAGATGGTAGAGGTGAAGCAGAGAAGAAAGGAGTGAAGCTGGACCCAGAAACCTTCTCTTGTTGCATCTGTCTGGATCTACTGAAGGATCCGGTGGCTATTCCCTGTGGACACAGCTACTgcatgaactgtattaaaagcTTCTGGGATGGAGAGGATCAGAAGGGAATCTACAGCTGCCctcaatgcaggaaaacctttatACCGAGACCTGTCCTGGTGAAAAGCACCATGTTAGCAGCTTTAGTGGagcagctgaagaagactggactccaagctgctcctgctgatcactgctatgctggacctgaagatgtggcctgtgatgtctgctctggaagaaaactgaaagccatCAAGTCCTGTTTATTCTGTCTGGCCTCTTACTGTGAGAAACACCTTCAGCCTCATTATGACGTGGCTccattaaagaaacacaagctggtggagccctccaagaacctccaggagaacatctgctctcgtcatgatgaggtgatgaagatgttctgccgtactgatcagaagtgtatctgttatctctgctctgtggatgaacataaaggccacgacacagtctcagctgcagcagaaaggactgagaggcagagagagctggaggtgagtcgacaagaaatccagcagagaatccaggacagagagaaagatgtgaagctgcttcaacaggaggtggaggccatcaatcactctgctgataaaacagtggaggacagtgagaagatcttcactgagctgatccgtctcatccagaaaagaagctctgatgtgaagcagcagatcagatcccagcaggaaactgaagtgagtggagtcaaagagcttcaggagaagctggagcaggagatcactgagctgaagaggaaagacgctgagctgaagcagctctcacacacagaggatcacaCGGAGTTCATTCTTAATTACTCTGCACCTGCATGCTTCAAGAAATCTGTCTACTTTCTTCGAATCCACTCATTTTATCTGCAGTACTTTGATGAAGTGCAGAGGGAGTTCTTGCAGATGAAAGATAAAGTACTTGAAATTCTAAATGAAGAATGGATGAAGATCTCCCTGAAAATCACTCAAGTTGATGTCTTACTGTCGCAAGAGCCTAGGACCAGAGCTGAATTCCTTAAATATTCACAGCaaatcacactggatccaaacacagccaacatgcatctgtttttatctgaggaaaacagaaaagtaaaaaccaCAAAAGAAGGACAATGTTTTCCTTCTCACCCGGAAAGATGTGCAGCCAGAGGTCAAGTCCTCAGCAGAGAGAGGCTGACGGGACGTTGCTACTGGGAGGTGGAGAAAGGTTTGGGAGGAGTTTCAGTGGTGGTTGCATACAAGGATAAGAACACTGTCAAGGAAAGATTTGGAGAAAACTCTAAGTCTTGGGCATTATGTGTTTTCAAACGTGGTTTTGAATTCAGACATAACAGCATCAGTACCTCTATCTCAGCTCCCCCGTCCTCCACAGTAGGAGTGTACCTGGATCACAGAGCAGGTCttctgtccttctacagcgtctctgaaaccatgactctcctccacagagtccagaccacattcactcagccgCTCTATGCTGGACTTCAGCTCTATGGACCCGCCGGAGCCACTGCTGAGCTCTGTAAGATTAACTACGCTTAA
- the LOC121644989 gene encoding tripartite motif-containing protein 16-like: MDIFWIHVEAMWKKMEPILTFLRGERGGRGEAEKKGVKLDPETFSCCICLDLLKDPVAIPCGHSYCMNCIKSFWDGEDQKGIYSCPQCRKTFTPRLVLEKNTTLADLSEDMKKTGLQAAPADHCYAGPEDVACDFCSGRKLKAIKSCLFCLASYCEKHLQPHYDVAPFKKHKLVEPSKNLQENICSRHDEVMKMFCRTDQKCICLVCVMHEHKGHDTRQEIQQRIQDREKDVKLLQQEVEAINHSADKTVEDSEKIFTELIRFIQKRSSDVKQQIRSQQETEVSGVKELQEKLEQEITELKRKDAELKQLSHTEDHNQFLHNYPSLSALSESTHSSSINIRPLRYFEDVTAAVSELRDKLQDILTDRWTNISLTVTDVDVLLSQPEPKSRTGFLKYSCEITLDPNAAHTLLLLSEENSKVTRMDQYQSYSSHPDRFTKYYQVLSRESLTGRRYWEVEMRGNVSVAVAYKNISRTGYESVFGRNDKSWSLDCYQNSYYFYYNKIRTSISGPRSSRVGVYLDHRAGILSFYSVSETRTLLHRVQTTFTQPLYAGFWIYSPTGSVKFC, translated from the exons ATGGACATCTTTTGGATTCATGTAGAAgctatgtggaaaaaaatggaacCAATCTTAACATTCTTGAGGGGTGAAAGAGGTGGTAGAGGTGAAGCAGAGAAGAAAGGAGTGAAGCTGGACCCAGAAACCTTCTCATGTTGCATCTGTCTGGATCTACTGAAGGATCCGGTGGCTATTCCCTGTGGACACAGCTACTgcatgaactgtattaaaagcTTCTGGGATGGAGAGGATCAGAAGGGAATCTACAGCTGCCCTCAATGCAGGAAAACTTTCACACCGAGACTTGTCCTGGAGAAAAACACCACGTTAGCTGATTTATcagaagacatgaagaagactggactccaagctgctcctgctgatcactgctatgctggacctgaagatgtggcctgtgatttctgctctggaagaaaactgaaagccatCAAGTCCTGTTTATTCTGTCTGGCCTCTTACTGTGAGAAACACCTTCAGCCTCATTATGATGTGGCTCCATTcaagaaacacaagctggtggagccctccaagaacctccaggagaacatctgctctcgtcatgatgaggtgatgaagatgttctgCCGTACTGATCAGAAGTGTATCTGTCTGGTCTGTGTTATGCATGAACATAAAGGCCAcgacaca cgacaagaaatccagcagagaatccaggacagagagaaagatgtgaagctgcttcaacaagaggtggaggccatcaatcactctgctgataaaacagtggaggacagtgagaagatcttcactgagctgatccgtttcatccagaaaagaagctctgatgtgaagcagcagatcagatcccagcaggaaactgaagtgagtggagtcaaagagcttcaggagaagctggagcaggagatcactgagctgaagaggaaagacgctgagctgaagcagctctcacacacagaggatcacaaccagtttctacacaactacccctcactgtcagcactcagtgagtctacacactcatccagcatcaatatCCGTCCTCTGAgatactttgaggatgtgacagcagctgtgtcagagctcagagataaactacaggacattctgacagacagatggacaaacatctcactgacagtcactgatgtggatgttttactgtcacaaccagaaccaaagagcagaactggattcttaaaatattcatgtgaaatcacactggatccaaacgcagcacacacactgctgttacTGTCAGAGGAGAACAGCAAGGTGACAAGAATGGATCAATATCAGTCTTATTCTAGTCACCCAGACAGATTTACTAAATACTATCAGGTTCTGAGTAGAGAGAGTCTGACTGGACGTCGTTACTGggaggtggaaatgagaggaaaCGTTTCTGTAGCAGTCGCATACAAGAATATCAGCAGAACAGGCTATGAAAGTGTATTTGGACGTAATGACAAATCTTGGTCATTAGATTGTTACCAAAacagttattatttttactaCAACAAGATCAGAACCTCCATCTCAGGTCCTCGGTCCTCCAGAGTAGGAGTGTACCTGGATCACAGAGCAGGtattctgtccttctacagcgtctctgaaaccaggactctcctccacagagtccagaccacattcactcagccgCTCTATGCTGGATTTTGGATTTATTCTCCTACTGGAAGTGTCAAGTTTTGTTAA
- the LOC121644054 gene encoding uncharacterized protein LOC121644054 isoform X2: MSMPVQTNNTTFQDGTCPELVKLGVDTFQCPMCQKVGPYHALVPHLQGHQISVVKYGGYSVYKCHRHCVRSSHYHCSHCPKIIIRKELFISHLRTCLTAGTLAAVTAAPSPTPAGSAVRPAEPLHPSPTRAGSAVRPAEPLHPSPTPAGSAVTLAPTASPPLITVATKGMRTSPQKMTGPKILMSRRRNTTCCFCNLILLKKNLKAHIQRQHTPQHTDPEIDHMYCKRPYSFPSREQVQDNNDSSDQRQDVFTTTRDAGILSEDMSFNRLVERAQQAEQKLILASELLLTFITQDECLRQHLQAVIAGKLTPSWASKGRVRIFLEKEDQLDRVMSFLASLLEAQGTKCHDQVAFVMDVLLPEATLHAIAGVHAVSLHRATEIYECGLQYDYSEKQLFAHYASKNTSKEAEQKMLTYKEQLQRALESKDFVQML; encoded by the exons ATGTCAATGCCCGTTCAG ACAAACAACACAACATTTCAGGATGGCACTTGCCCGGAGCTCGTTAAATTGGGAGTGGACACTTTTCAGTGTCCAATGTGCCAAAAGGTTGGGCCATACCATGCACTTGTTCCACATTTACAAGGCCACCAGATTTCTGTGGTTAAATATGGAG GATATAGTGTCTACAAATGCCACCGTCATTGTGTGCGCAGCAGTCATTATCACTGCAGCCACTGTCCAAAGATCATAATCAGAAAGGAGCTGTTTATTAGTCATCTCAGAACTTGCCTAACGGCAGGTACACTAGCAGCAGTGACTGCAGCTCCTTCACCTACACCGGCAGGATCAGCTGTGAGGCCAGCAGAGCCACTGCATCCTTCACCTACACGGGCAGGATCAGCAGTGAGGCCAGCAGAGCCACTGCATCCTTCACCTACACCGGCAGGATCAGCTGTGACACTAGCACCGACAGCAAGTCCACCACTGATTACAGTGGCAACAAAGGGTATGAGAACTAGTCCACAGAAGATGACAGGCCCCAAAATTCTGATGTCAAGGCGCAGAAACACAACATGTTGTTTTTGCAACTTGATATTGCTGAAGAAAAACCTTAAAGCACATATTCAGAGAcaacacaca CCACAGCACACTGACCCTGAAATTGATCACATGTACTGTAAGAGGCCTTACAGTTTTCCATCAAGAGAGCAGGTTCAA GACAATAATGACAGCAGTGACCAACGCCAGGATGTGTTCACCACAACCAGAGATGCTGGGATCCTGAGTGAGGACATGTCTTTCAACAGGCTAGTG GAACGAGCTCAGCAAGCTGAACAGAAGCTAATCCTTGCCAGTGAGCTTCTGTTAACATTTATCACTCAGGATGAATGCCTGCGACAACACCTCCAA GCAGTCATCGCAGGAAAACTCACACCGTCCTGGGCATCAAAGGGAAGAGTGAGAATTTTCCTCGAGAAAGAAGACCAGCTTGACAGAGTGATGAGCTTCTTGGCCAGTCTGTTGGAAGCACAGGGAACCAAATGTCATGATCAAGTGGCATTTGTTATGGACGTGCTTCTGCCAGAG GCAACACTCCATGCTATTGCTGGTGTACATGCTGTTTCCCTGCACAGGGCCACAGAAATCTATGAATGTGGACTGCAATATGACTACAG TGAGAAACAGCTGTTTGCACATTATGCATCAAAAAACACGAGCAAGGAGGCAGAGCAGAAAATGCTGACATACAAAGAACAACTCCAAAGAGCACTCGAGTCCAAGGACTTTGTGCAGATGCTTTAG
- the LOC121644054 gene encoding PWWP domain-containing DNA repair factor 3A-like isoform X3 produces MALARSSLNWEWTLFSVQCAKRLGHTMHLFHIYKATRFLWLNMEDNNDSSDQRQDVFTTTRDAGILSEDMSFNRLVERAQQAEQKLILASELLLTFITQDECLRQHLQAVIAGKLTPSWASKGRVRIFLEKEDQLDRVMSFLASLLEAQGTKCHDQVAFVMDVLLPEATLHAIAGVHAVSLHRATEIYECGLQYDYSEKQLFAHYASKNTSKEAEQKMLTYKEQLQRALESKDFVQML; encoded by the exons ATGGCACTTGCCCGGAGCTCGTTAAATTGGGAGTGGACACTTTTCAGTGTCCAATGTGCCAAAAGGTTGGGCCATACCATGCACTTGTTCCACATTTACAAGGCCACCAGATTTCTGTGGTTAAATATGGAG GACAATAATGACAGCAGTGACCAACGCCAGGATGTGTTCACCACAACCAGAGATGCTGGGATCCTGAGTGAGGACATGTCTTTCAACAGGCTAGTG GAACGAGCTCAGCAAGCTGAACAGAAGCTAATCCTTGCCAGTGAGCTTCTGTTAACATTTATCACTCAGGATGAATGCCTGCGACAACACCTCCAA GCAGTCATCGCAGGAAAACTCACACCGTCCTGGGCATCAAAGGGAAGAGTGAGAATTTTCCTCGAGAAAGAAGACCAGCTTGACAGAGTGATGAGCTTCTTGGCCAGTCTGTTGGAAGCACAGGGAACCAAATGTCATGATCAAGTGGCATTTGTTATGGACGTGCTTCTGCCAGAG GCAACACTCCATGCTATTGCTGGTGTACATGCTGTTTCCCTGCACAGGGCCACAGAAATCTATGAATGTGGACTGCAATATGACTACAG TGAGAAACAGCTGTTTGCACATTATGCATCAAAAAACACGAGCAAGGAGGCAGAGCAGAAAATGCTGACATACAAAGAACAACTCCAAAGAGCACTCGAGTCCAAGGACTTTGTGCAGATGCTTTAG
- the LOC121644037 gene encoding tripartite motif-containing protein 16-like codes for MAEKGDQLDQETFSCSICLDLLKDPVTIPCGHSYCMNCVKSFWDGEDQKGIYSCPQCRQTFTPRPALEKNTMLAALVEQLKKTGLQAAPADHCYAGPEDVACDFCSGRKLKAIKSCLFCLASYCEKHLQPHYDVAPLKKHKLVEPSKNLQENICSRHDEVMKMFCRTDQKCICYLCSVDEHKGHDTVSAAAERTERQRELEVSRQEIQQRIQDREKDVKLLQQEVEAINHSADKTVEDSEKIFTQLIRLIQKRSSDVKQQIRSQQETEVSGVKELQEKLEQEITELKRKDSELKQLSHTEDHNQFLHNYPSLSALSESTHSSSINIRPLRYFEDVTAAVSELRDKLQDILTDRWTNISLTVTDVDVLLSQPEPKSRTEFLKYSYEITLDPNTAHTHLLLSEGNRKVTRIYHNQSYSKHPDRFTKYCQVLSRESLTGRCCWEVEIKGDVSVAVAYKNISRAGNESGFGYNDKSWSLDCDQSSYEFYYNKIRTSISGPRSSRVGVYLDHTAGILSFYSVSETMTLLHRVQTTFTQPLYAGVGIYSDPGSVKFC; via the coding sequence ATGGCGGAGAAAGGAGATCAACTGGACCAAGAAACCTTCTCttgttccatctgtctggatctaCTGAAGGATCCGGTGACTATTCCCTGTGGACACAGCTACTGCATGAACTGTGTTAAAAGCTTCTGGGATGGAGAGGATCAGAAGGGAATCTACAGCTGCCCTCAATGTAGGCAGACCTTCACACCGAGACCTGCCCTGGAGAAAAACACCATGTTAGCAGCTTTAGTGGagcagctgaagaagactggactccaagctgctcctgctgatcactgctatgctggacctgaagatgtggcctgtgatttctgctctggaagaaaactgaaagccatCAAGTCCTGTTTATTCTGTCTGGCCTCTTACTGTGAGAAACACCTTCAGCCTCATTATGATGTGGCTccattaaagaaacacaagctggtggagccctccaagaacctccaggagaacatctgctctcgtcatgatgaggtgatgaaaATGTTCTGCCGTACTGATCAGAAGTGTATCTGTTATCTCTGCTCTGTGGATGAACATAAAGGCCAcgacacagtctcagctgcagcagaaaggactgagaggcagagagagctggaggtgagtcgacaagaaatccagcagagaatccaggacagagagaaagatgtgaagctgcttcaacaggaggtggaggccatcaatcactctgctgataaaacagtggaggacagtgagaagatcttcactcagctgatccgtctcatccagaaaagaagctctgatgtgaagcagcagatcagatcccagcaggaaactgaagtgagtggagtcaaagagcttcaggagaagctggagcaggagatcactgagctgaagaggaaagactctgagctgaagcagctctcacacacagaggatcacaaccagtttctacacaactacccctcactgtcagcactcagtgagtctacacactcatccagcatcaatatCCGTCCTCTGAgatactttgaggatgtgacagcagctgtgtcagagctcagagataaactacaggacattctgacagacagatggacaaacatctcactgacagtcactgatgtggatgttttactgtcacaaccagaaccaaagagcaGAACTGaattcttaaaatattcatatgaaatcacactggatccaaacacagcacacacacatctgttacTGTCAGAAGGAAACAGAAAGGTGACAAGAATCTATCACAATCAGTCTTATTCTaaacatccagacagatttactAAATACTGTCAGGTTCTGAGTAGAGAGAGTCTGACTGGACGTTGTTGCTGGGAGGTGGAAATAAAAGGAGATGTTTCTGTAGCAGTCGCATACAAGAATATCAGCAGAGCAGGAAATGAAAGTGGATTTGGATATAATGACAAATCTTGGTCATTAGATTGTGACCAAAGCAGTTATGAGTTTTACTACAACAAGATCAGAACCTCCATCTCAGGTCCTCGGTCCTCCAGAGTAGGAGTGTATCTGGATCACACAGCAGGtattctgtccttctacagcgtCTCTGAAACCATGACTCTCCttcacagagtccagaccacattcactcagccgCTCTATGCTGGAGTTGGGATTTATTCTGATCCTGGAAGTGTCAAGTTTTGTTAA